Proteins encoded together in one Telopea speciosissima isolate NSW1024214 ecotype Mountain lineage chromosome 4, Tspe_v1, whole genome shotgun sequence window:
- the LOC122659318 gene encoding protein FAR1-RELATED SEQUENCE 5-like — MQDIQLKAIFTDQDPRIMKAIRQVFPLTVHRLCRWHLEKHKGNHMRPLYRKFLDLRAVYRSCINDSNTSIKFEGSWTNMLHRFNLQDHKWLKKQFRMRQHWVPCYYRYTFFAGMSTTQRGKSMNKYFKGFFTSSMPLNEFVTQYEEVVKKRRENEDKVDVGCITSSPPCATAHKIEHQAVDVYMEKVFKVFFEEWYACFGLEVNRCDEKIIEKRYKVFKRIGDGDIDVQYVLDNQ, encoded by the coding sequence ATGCAAGATATCCAACTTAAGGCAATCTTTACTGATCAAGACCCAAGAATAATGAAAGCAATTAGACAAGTATTTCCATTGACTGTCCATCGGCTCTGCAGATGGCACTTAGAGAAACACAAGGGCAACCACATGAGACCATTGTACAGGAAATTTCTTGACTTAAGGGCAGTTTATAGGAGTTGTATTAATGATTCTAATACATCCATTAAATTTGAGGGGAGTTGGACCAACATGTTACATAGATTTAATTTACAAGACCACAAGTGGCTTAAGAAGCAATTCAGGATGCGTCAACATTGGGTGCCGTGTTATTATCGTTATACCTTTTTTGCTGGTATGAGTACGACTCAGAGAGGAAAGTCAATGAATAAATATTTTAAGGGCTTCTTCACATCATCAATGCCTCTAAATGAGTTTGTGACTCAATATGAAGAAGTtgtcaaaaaaagaagagaaaatgaagaCAAAGTAGATGTTGGCTGCATCACCTCATCCCCTCCTTGTGCTACAGCTCACAAGATTGAGCATCAAGCTGTTGATGTTTATATGGAAAAAGTGTTTAAGgttttttttgaagaatggtatgCATGTTTTGGTCTTGAGGTCAATCGATGCGATGAAAAAATTATTGAGAAGAGGTACAAGGTCTTTAAAAGGATTGGTGATGGAGATATTGATGTGCAGTATGTATTGGACAATCAGTAG